The Polynucleobacter sp. VK25 genome segment GCTGGTAGCTTTGGTTATGAAGCTGAGCACATTGAAGTATCTAAGCAAATGGCTGAAGCCAGTCTATTGCCAAGTATTCGCAAGTCGCCAGATAGCTGGGTGGTCGCTGATGGTACGAGTTGTCGTCATCAAATTGCCGATGGCACGCAAAGGGAGGCTGTACATATCGCCAGAATACTGGCAGCACATCTATAGCGAATTAATGTATGAGGCCGTAGCCAACCATCAATAAGGTTCCGGTCAATAAGGCTGGAACCAGGCGACGAGTTCGCTTAGAGATCATCACACTTACAGCCAAGGCGCAAATCAGGATACGTATCCATAGAGGGACCGTTGCCATGAGGCCAAGCGGCATCAGAATCAAGCGCACGGTTAAAGCGGCAGCCATCGCATAGGTCACAGCAGCCAACCAGCGGAAGACTTCACTATCCTGATTAATACTTTGCGATAGAAATACGCCAATTGCGCGACAAAAGTATGTGCCTAAGCAGGCGCCGACCAAAGCAATCCAGAGACCCCAACCCGTGAGTGCATCACCCATGTGATTGAAAGCATCAATCGCCCCGTTCATCCAACTACCCCAGCTTTATTGCGCAAGAACTTGCGATCAATAAAGTAAGCCAAGGTACCTGCAAACAAGCCTGCTGTTAATAAACTGGTATCACGGTCTATTACAAAGAAGATGGGGCCAAAGACACAACCCAAGAAAATCGCAATGCGATTGATCCAAGGCTTTACTTCAGTAAACGTCAGCAAGAAAAATAGCGGGTTAATAAAGACCAACCCCAGAGTCACGGCAGGCGGCACTCTGCCAGCCAAATAAAAACCCAAAATAGTTCCCGGAACGGAGATTAACCAACACAATAATCCCAAGCCAACAAAATAATTGAGGCGATGCTTCACCTCAATTGAATGAAACTCACGCATCGAGATAGCCCATGCCGTCATTGCCAATAAATGTACTGAGGCATACAAGCTACGATTGCGATCTCGTTGGTGAAACTGTGGAAAGAGCGTTACTGTCATAGTGATAAAGCGTGTTGAGGTCAACGTGACTGCTAAGGCAATCGCTAAAACAGATGAGCCAGTAATCGCCATCTCGAGTAAGACTACCTGCCCTGGTAATGCAAACATAA includes the following:
- a CDS encoding AzlD domain-containing protein, whose translation is MNGAIDAFNHMGDALTGWGLWIALVGACLGTYFCRAIGVFLSQSINQDSEVFRWLAAVTYAMAAALTVRLILMPLGLMATVPLWIRILICALAVSVMISKRTRRLVPALLTGTLLMVGYGLIH
- a CDS encoding AzlC family ABC transporter permease, giving the protein MSSADQPYIDPSEIALEEPAAERFKSTGDAFWSGIRDAAGAPAMVLFAGMVGFGAMAKTNGFDVWFTTFTSFFMFALPGQVVLLEMAITGSSVLAIALAVTLTSTRFITMTVTLFPQFHQRDRNRSLYASVHLLAMTAWAISMREFHSIEVKHRLNYFVGLGLLCWLISVPGTILGFYLAGRVPPAVTLGLVFINPLFFLLTFTEVKPWINRIAIFLGCVFGPIFFVIDRDTSLLTAGLFAGTLAYFIDRKFLRNKAGVVG